One Candida dubliniensis CD36 chromosome 1, complete sequence genomic region harbors:
- a CDS encoding early-Golgi apparatus integral-membrane protein, putative (Similar to S. cerevisiae SVP26) — MFLQLLSYIGAIVGFILLVLSIASGLYYISELVEEHTEPTKRLLKKLIYSIIVTFLLLLIFDKFPIKLTLFSIFSYYVYLQNLHKFPYVELSSPVFLLSCVLVISNHFLWFHHFNNPYIPPLEVRLRPDYVPPRIPTFVEICSFFGLLVWLVPFALFVSLSAHDNLLPHHLDKPDDKKKNNGLAKVLVGNLREYIYAISRKFGYELDPHHGSIVY, encoded by the coding sequence atgtttcttcaattgcTATCTTACATTGGTGCCATAGttggttttattttacTAGTACTTTCGATTGCTTCGGggttatattatatatctGAGTTAGTTGAGGAACATACAGAGCCAACTAAAAGATTACttaagaaattgatttattccATAATAGTGACATTCCTATTATTGCTAATCTTTGATAAATTTCCTATTAAATTAActttgttttcaatattcTCCTATTATGTGTATTTGCAGAATTTACACAAGTTTCCTTATGTTGAATTGTCTTCGCCAGTGTTTTTGCTTTCATGTGTTTTAGTTATAAGTAATCACTTTTTATGGTTCCATCATTTCAACAACCCTTACATCCCTCCATTGGAAGTGAGATTGAGACCTGATTATGTACCGCCACGTATTCCCACTTTTGTCGAAATATGCTCATTTTTTGGGTTATTGGTTTGGCTTGTTCCGTTTGCATTATTTGTTAGTTTGAGTGCTCATGATAATTTATTGCCACACCATTTGGATAAACCAGAtgataaaaagaaaaacaacgGTTTGGCAAAGGTGCTTGTGGGTAATTTGAGAGAGTACATTTATGCAATTAGTAGAAAGTTTGGCTACGAATTAGATCCTCATCACGGATCAATTGTGTATTAA
- a CDS encoding homoserine o-acetyltransferase, putative (Similar to S. cerevisiae MET2;~Similar to C. albicans CYS1) encodes MLSASTKKLLPKLPIGCSPSRKIILYSSKLFSTSSTYYKPLQSEKTTGSNPALTFPCLDKLEHKNEQLSKGNLKASSTSLESGPEPSYGNVKTGFHVYKSKKPIFLDHGGHLPEYEIAYETWGQLNKEKSNLVLVHTGLSASSHAKSQPENQQNGWWENFIGSGKFIDTDKYFVVCTNVLGGCYGSTGPSSIDPANNEQYATRFPILSVNDMVRAQRELVRDQFGVDKIHASIGASMGGMQSLAYGWEFPDEVEKIITISGCARSHPYSIALRYTQRQVLMSDPNWNRGSYYNKTPPHVGMKLAREIATVTYRSGPEWEYRFGRQRADESQPPALCPDFLVETYLDHAGEKFCLEYDANSWLYVSKAMDLFDLGYKSRSKALESRSKAESSYSGKVTSNIPKLAIPETPYQEKSTKAIITVEEGHLDLKKGMTRLANKDVLVVGVESDILFPVWQQREIADVLMENNVSGNVEYFELGNDISNYGHDTFLLSLNDIGRPVKKFLED; translated from the coding sequence ATGTTATCTGCTTCAACCAAGAAACTTTTACCAAAACTACCTATTGGTTGTTCACCACTGagaaaaatcattttgTATTCATCAAAACTATTCAGTACTTCATCCACATACTATAAACCCCTACAATCTGAGAAAACTACGGGCTCCAACCCAGCACTCACATTTCCTTGTCTAGATAAATTGGAGCATAAAAATGAGCAGTTGTCAAAAGGTAACCTTAAAGCATCCTCTACATCATTAGAATCTGGACCAGAACCAAGTTATGGCAACGTGAAAACTGGATTTCATGTatataaatcaaagaaGCCCATATTTTTAGATCATGGAGGGCATTTACCCGAGTATGAAATAGCATATGAGACTTGGGGAcaattaaacaaagaaaaatcaaatcttgTATTGGTTCATACTGGATTATCTGCTTCCCTGCATGCTAAGTCACAACCAGAAAATCAGCAAAATGGATGGTGGGAAAATTTTATTGGACTGGGGAAATTCATTGACACGGACAAgtattttgttgtttgtacAAATGTACTTGGGGGTTGTTATGGGTCAACCGGGCCCTCGTCCATTGACCCTGCAAATAACGAACAATATGCAACCAGATTTCCAATACTAAGTGTTAACGACATGGTTCGTGCACAACGGGAGTTGGTGAGAGACCAATTTGGAGTTGACAAAATCCATGCATCTATTGGTGCATCTATGGGAGGGATGCAATCTTTGGCATATGGCTGGGAATTTCCAGATGaggttgaaaaaattattaccattagtGGTTGTGCAAGGTCACATCCATACTCAATTGCCTTGAGATATACACAAAGGCAAGTATTGATGAGTGATCCAAACTGGAACCGTGGGTCTTACTATAACAAAACCCCACCACATGTTGGTATGAAGTTAGCTAGAGAGATTGCTACCGTAACGTATCGATCAGGACCTGAATGGGAATATAGATTTGGTAGACAAAGGGCTGACGAGAGCCAACCACCTGCATTATGTCCAGATTTTTTGGTAGAAACCTATTTAGATCACGCTGGAGAAAAGTTCTGTCTTGAATACGATGCAAATTCTTGGCTTTATGTTTCAAAGGCAATggatttgtttgatttggGATACAAAAGTAGAAGCAAAGCATTAGAATCTAGATCCAAAGCTGAATCGCTGTACTCAGGTAAAGTTACGAGCAATATTCCCAAACTTGCTATTCCTGAAACCCCATACCAAGAAAAATCCACAAAGGCCATCATTACAGTAGAGGAAGGTCACCTTGATCTAAAGAAAGGGATGACTCGATTGGCCAATAAAGATGTGCTAGTTGTAGGTGTGGAGTCAGATATTTTGTTTCCCGTTTGGCAACAGCGTGAAATTGCAGATGTATTGATGGAAAATAATGTTTCGGGTAATGTCGAGTACTTTGAATTGGGAAACGATATATCCAATTATGGGCATGACACTTTCTTGTTAAGCTTGAATGATATTGGTAGACCAGTGAAGAAATTTTTAGAAGACTAG